In the genome of Artemia franciscana chromosome 20, ASM3288406v1, whole genome shotgun sequence, the window CACTAAACCgattcaaaataatgtaaattacagtagaaatcaatttcttaaaaataaagagcgttctgagttggttttcttcatgCAGAGATTACGGATTTTACGGATGGCTCTTGCAAAGATTATTCCATTTCGGCAACATTAActtcgaaaggaattgaaacccaaatcggTATGTCCATTCCGAGTAGGTCACTAAACCaattcaaaataatgtaaattacagcagaaatcaatttcttaaaaataaagagcgttctgagttggttttcttcatggacccccaaaataaaattgtgGACCCTCAATTTGTTGTGCTTTGCCTGTGGACCCCTGAAAATATTACATGGATCCCTAGGGTCCATGTGGACCCCGGTTGAAAACCACTGGTCTAGGGGTGTGATTCTCGCTTTTGATGCGAGAGGATTAAGGTTCGATTCCCGGACCACCGCAATTtatacatgaagaagatccgaaactagatacatggtcaatatagcgatcgctgaaagttggcaggcgtctCAGGGACTCGTCcagatttaattagaaatagtctcttccctgatttgaccattcggggcgggggggggggggggtggaaggacggttaagtttgaaaaatcggaaaaaatgaggtatttttaacttatgaaagggttatcggtttttaatgaaattttatatttagaaggacctcgtgtctcagagctcgtattttaaagcccgacctgatctggtgacattgggagttggagggggaaacaggaaatcttggaaaacgcttagagtggagggatcataataaaaatttctgaGAAGAAACTCTTGGCTCTCTCGACCTTGTCACtattgccatatgagctcttgttgaatgaagaaatatagtttattagcatttttttttatgaaaaaggtATAGTGGGagtatatctattttttttaattaataaatagttTGTTGAGAGTCAAAAAATTGCAGCTGTCTTTTATCAGGCGCatgaaatctcggaaaacgctgagagtggagagatcggaatgaagcttggtgggaaaagtaagcacaagttcgagatacgtgattgacataaccggaacggatccgctctctttggaggagttgggaggggattaattcggaaaattagaaaaaatgaggaatttttaacttacgaacgattgaccggatcttaacgaaatttgatatttagaagaacatcgtaacacagacctcttattttaaatcctgactggatcctgTGTcaatgggggagttggggggaaggaaCTTgctgggaagaagctcttggctcttccaacctcgtcacaagtgccatatgagctctttgctcttgttGAATGAAgaaatgtagtttatcagtagattttttttatgagaaatgTATAATGGgagtatatttattttgtttttaatcaatGAATCATTTGTTGAGAGTCAAAAGATTGTAGCTGTTTTTTATCAGGCGCATTGGTCTGAAGGTTTGAAATGTCTGTAAGTATGTCTCTAGGGATAATTTGACTAGTGCACCACCTGGGGTCAAGCTAGCACATCATGTATTTTGCTCATTTCAAACAGAGGATTCAAATATACATTTTAATGGAAAGATTTCCACCTTATTGATATTATAGTCGTACAAGATTAGCATTGTACATAATTTTATGTCTTCTGGACTGTACCTTTTCTACCCTCCACTCTCCCGCTTTTCTAATTCAGAATGTAAGTGACAACGGTAGGAATTACGGGTAAACCGGATGGCCCAGTTGAATCAGGGTCAACGGTCAAATTTAGTTTATTCTCAACGTTTGCTTTCCATCTAGATCGTATTCCATCTGTGGATTGTATGTGGTTGACAGGCTCATCCTGGAGGGAGAAAGCCTCGAAGTTCATCTATTTAGCCAGTTCTTTTACTCTCCGACCTTTGCCATTTAACGAACGAATAATCGGTTGAAGGCAAAGAATTGCAGCACTCTAGTATCAGACGCATTGTTGcccatgtttttaaaaataatggttgtttgctctttacttagaaaaaagaaataaaggatTGGTTGAATCACAagaaaaatacctcaaattgGCTCTTACAAATTTGTCACCAAGGCAagatacattaaaattaaatatatagtCAGTAATTAGGGTTAAGTATCAAAAGTTGAATTGAGTGACCAATAAAAGTAATTGATTTTTGAGTGAAATTTACGTTATTTCAGTTTTTCCCCTTGCAGATAACCCAAGAAGCGACACTGTGAAAAAACCTTTCGAATGTGATATGTGCAGGAAATGTTTTCCTACAAATTCTCTTTTAATTCGTCATCAAACAACGCATagtggagaaaaacctttcaaatgtgaTATGTGTGATAAAACATTCCGCGTAAAATGCAATCTATCTTctcatcaaagaactcatactggagaaaaacctttcaaatgtgaCATGTGCGATAGAACATTCTGCCAAAAGTCTCACCTAACTTATCATCGAAGAAGTcacactggagaaaaacctttcaaatgtgaCGTATGTGATAAAACATTCGATCAAAAATCGAACCTATCTAAACATCAAGTAACTcacactggagaaaaacctttccaATGCGACATATGCGATAAAGCGTTCGGTGGAAAATCTAACCTATCTTCGCATCAAAGAATTCACAccggagaaaaacctttcaagTGTTTGACATGTCAGAAAGAATTTCGTCAAAAATCTCATCTATCTGatcatcaaagaattcatattagaaaaaaacgtttCGAATGTGGTGTGTGTGAGAAAACGTTCTGCAACAAATACCACCTATCTTATCATCAAAGAACTCATTCTGGTGAACAATGTTAGATGCGTTTCtgaaaaagtaatttatttaattatgatatATACATGCAACGTTTTACTTTTAGTTCCCAATTATCTTGTCACAAAAGCAATCTGAGGGAAAACCATTTGTTTTTGTCAATGTTTAAGTGTGTTATACATATATTCAATGTCAAAGTTTTCTTGTCAAAGATGTATTAGGCTATTTGTAATTTCAAAGTTATGTATGCTCATGTAAATTAGTTGCCTTTGTCAAACTTATTGtatgtattttcaatgttgcttttatgttttcttttatatgacCTTTTTATATGACTTTTATATGACTCCTTTCTATTCCTAAATTTACTACAAGAACAAACTTCAATCTTATATAATGTAAAGATCAAACTATTTTTGCTAGCGTAAGTGAATCCACTGAACataaataatgatttattttttttttgctgattgtcTGAAACATATTTTGATTCGGTAAGATTGTTGGCTGTTTTGGTTCTGTAGTTTGAACCCTGGAGCACGCCACACCGATCCCTTTAAGAAAGGTTCTAtag includes:
- the LOC136040208 gene encoding zinc finger protein 84-like isoform X2 — encoded protein: MDTPNVFGITAVKQEIEDPLPNDHKSLFGCTNPILLPVEGSNLVNFFQDISTKLEPNCNPAKPEPNADVDCDNPRSDTVKKPFECDMCRKCFPTNSLLIRHQTTHSGEKPFKCDMCDKTFRVKCNLSSHQRTHTGEKPFKCDMCDRTFCQKSHLTYHRRSHTGEKPFKCDVCDKTFDQKSNLSKHQVTHTGEKPFQCDICDKAFGGKSNLSSHQRIHTGEKPFKCLTCQKEFRQKSHLSDHQRIHIRKKRFECGVCEKTFCNKYHLSYHQRTHSGEQC
- the LOC136040208 gene encoding zinc finger protein 501-like isoform X1, with protein sequence MDTPNVFGITAVKQEIEDPLPNDHKSLFGCTNPILLPVEGSNLVNFFQDISTKLEPNCNPAKPEPNADVDCEPKDESSNDNNCIFPLLSMKRDDSLLASSSGTFADCKPSSGHLKMESQSGKDKDNPRSDTVKKPFECDMCRKCFPTNSLLIRHQTTHSGEKPFKCDMCDKTFRVKCNLSSHQRTHTGEKPFKCDMCDRTFCQKSHLTYHRRSHTGEKPFKCDVCDKTFDQKSNLSKHQVTHTGEKPFQCDICDKAFGGKSNLSSHQRIHTGEKPFKCLTCQKEFRQKSHLSDHQRIHIRKKRFECGVCEKTFCNKYHLSYHQRTHSGEQC